In Pseudomonadota bacterium, the DNA window CGGCCTCGCGAGCCGCTTCGGCCTCGCGAGTCGCTTCGGCAAGCTTCTCGAGGTCACGCTTGAGAACGCGTCGCGGGCGCTTCACAGCCGGGGCTTCCGCTTCCTGTTCCGGCGCGTTCTCTTCGCTGGCGGACGCGGCGGCTTCGGGCTCCGCATCGGTCGCCTTCTTCTTCCGGGTCGACGCGCGCTTCGTCGCCTTCGGGGGCGCCTCGCCCTCGGCTTCCGCCTGCGCGAGCGCATCGCCCAGCCGGCGCTCCGCTCCCTGGGTCTCGGCCTCCGGCGGCGCGGTGACGGTTGTGATCTCGATGTTTTCGGCTTCCTTCATGACCTTCTCCCGATCGATGGTGCCCCCGGCTTGCGGGACCAGACTGCCCAGCACACCGTTGACGAATCGCCCCGATTCCTCTCCGCCGTACTCGCGTGCGAGATCGACGGCTTCGTTGATCGACACCGGGGCGGGGATGTCGTCACGGTAGAGCATCTCATAGATGGCGATGCGCAGGACGGTGCGGTCGACACGGTTGAGCCGGTCGACCTTCCAGTTCGCGGCACGCGATGCGATGACGCGATCGATGATGTCGAGGTTCGCGCAGGCGCCGCGCACCACGTCGGTGACGAAGGCTCGCGCGTCGGCGTCAGATGTGTCGGCAAAGACATTCTCGATGGCCGTCTCCGGCGGATGCTTGCCCACATCGATCTGGAACAGGGCCTGCAGCGTGAGATTACGGGCTTCACGCCGTGTAGTCATGGATGTTTCACCTGTCGTGGCCAGAGCGGCTGCAGCGGCCGCGCGGGCTCTCTCGCTGGTGTGAGGGTGTCGGATGCCAGACCTCGTGTCCCGGAGTCTGTGTCACCGGACCATCGCCACCGCTGGGGTAGGGGACGGGCCTCAGGGCGCCACCGCGACGGGCTGCGCCATCAGGTTCTCGACGAACGTGGTGTGTATCTTGTTCTTGCGGTAGAAGGCGTTGTTGACGATGGTGCGCAGGAAGTCGGCCGTGGTCGAGACACCTTCGACGCGCAGCTCCTCGAGCGCGCGGTTCATGCGCGCCAGGGCCTCTTCGCGCGTGCTTGCGTGCACGATGAGCTTTCCGAGCAACGAATCGTAGAAGGGGAGCACCTGATAGCCCCCCTGGATGTGCGTATCGAGGCGTACGCCCAGACCGCCGGGGAGGTGCAGCGCGGTGATGCGACCCGTGCTCGGCACGAATCCCCGAGAGGGGTCTTCGGCGTTGATGCGGCACTCGACGGCGTGCCCGTTCAGGCGGATGTCCTCCTGCTTCCAACGCAACGGCTGCCCTGCCGCCACGCGGATCTGCTCCTGCACGAGATCGATGCCGGTGACGAGCTCGGTCACCGGATGCTCGACCTGGATGCGCGTGTTCATCTCGAGGAAGAAGAACGAGCCATCTCGCTGGTCGAGAAGGAACTCGATGGTGCCGGCACTCGCGTAGCGTGCCGCGCGAGCGCCTCGCAGCGCCGCTTCGCCCATCCTTGCGCGCAGGTCAGGGCTCACGATTTCCGACGGGGCTTCCTCGAGCAGCTTCTGGTTTCGACGCTGCACCGAGCAATCCCGCTCTCCCAGGTGGATGAGGTTGCCGTGCTCGTCTCCCAGCACCTGTATCTCGATGTGGCGGGCCTCGGGCAGGAACTTCTCGAGGTACACGCGGTCATCGCCGAAGGCCGCATGGGCTTCCGCACGGGCGGTCTGCAGGCCACGAACCAGCTGGCCCGCGTCGTGCACCACCCGCATGCCCTTGCCGCCGCCGCCGGCGGTGGCCTTGATCAGCAGCGGATAGCCCGATTCGCGGGCGAAGCGCACCGCGTCTTCCTCGCTCTCGAGGTCGCTTGTGCCAGGAAGGATGGGGACCCCGGCGGTGCGCATGAGCTCTCGCGCCTTTGACTTGTCGCCCATGGAGTCCATCGCTTGCGGAGACGGGCCGATGAACTTGATGCCGTGGCTCTGGCAGATCTCGGCAAACTTCGAGTTCTCGGCCAGGAAGCCGTATCCTGGATGAATCGCCTCAGCGCCGCTCACCAGCGCCGCGCTGATGATGTTGGGGATGTTGAGGTACGACTGCGTCGCCGCGGCCGGTCCCACGCAGAAGGCTTCGTCGGCCAGCGTGACGTGGAGCGAGTGACGATCCGGCTCGCTGAACACGGCAACCGTGGCGATGCCCATCTCCTTGCACGCGCGCACGACGCGAACGGCGATCTCGCCGCGGTTCGCAATCAGTATCTTTCGGAACATCAGTCTGCGGCCTCCAGCACGACGAGGGGCTGCCCGTATTCCACGGGGTGCCCTTCTTCCACGAGAATCTCGGTCATTCGCCCACGCACGGGCGCGTGAACCTCATAGGTAAGGCCCATGGACTCGACGAAGCCCAGCAGCTGCCCCTCGTCGACGTCGGTGCCCACGGGCGCTGCAGGAGGCTTCTCCGCCTGTGGGCGGGTACGGAAGGTGCCCACGAGGGTCGACAGGACGGGGACCATCGCGTGGTGCTCATCGAGCGCTGGCGCAACGTCTGACGCCTCGACCGGCAGGACGGGCG includes these proteins:
- the nusB gene encoding transcription antitermination factor NusB is translated as MTTRREARNLTLQALFQIDVGKHPPETAIENVFADTSDADARAFVTDVVRGACANLDIIDRVIASRAANWKVDRLNRVDRTVLRIAIYEMLYRDDIPAPVSINEAVDLAREYGGEESGRFVNGVLGSLVPQAGGTIDREKVMKEAENIEITTVTAPPEAETQGAERRLGDALAQAEAEGEAPPKATKRASTRKKKATDAEPEAAASASEENAPEQEAEAPAVKRPRRVLKRDLEKLAEATREAEAAREA
- the accC gene encoding acetyl-CoA carboxylase biotin carboxylase subunit, with product MFRKILIANRGEIAVRVVRACKEMGIATVAVFSEPDRHSLHVTLADEAFCVGPAAATQSYLNIPNIISAALVSGAEAIHPGYGFLAENSKFAEICQSHGIKFIGPSPQAMDSMGDKSKARELMRTAGVPILPGTSDLESEEDAVRFARESGYPLLIKATAGGGGKGMRVVHDAGQLVRGLQTARAEAHAAFGDDRVYLEKFLPEARHIEIQVLGDEHGNLIHLGERDCSVQRRNQKLLEEAPSEIVSPDLRARMGEAALRGARAARYASAGTIEFLLDQRDGSFFFLEMNTRIQVEHPVTELVTGIDLVQEQIRVAAGQPLRWKQEDIRLNGHAVECRINAEDPSRGFVPSTGRITALHLPGGLGVRLDTHIQGGYQVLPFYDSLLGKLIVHASTREEALARMNRALEELRVEGVSTTADFLRTIVNNAFYRKNKIHTTFVENLMAQPVAVAP
- a CDS encoding acetyl-CoA carboxylase biotin carboxyl carrier protein, which gives rise to MVEQMIALAAERGLATLELHQNGIEIRVDGAALGSAPVLPVEASDVAPALDEHHAMVPVLSTLVGTFRTRPQAEKPPAAPVGTDVDEGQLLGFVESMGLTYEVHAPVRGRMTEILVEEGHPVEYGQPLVVLEAAD